From Desulfurellaceae bacterium, one genomic window encodes:
- a CDS encoding VOC family protein — translation MAEQIGRLDHIGIAVHSIARARTFFEETLGARFRFIKTSRDGSFRFAVFDLHEFTIELIEPATEDSFLTKYLEKRGEGVHHLTVQTPDLKRKVAGLEEKGLRVVDKHLDGPDFIEAFISPKSACGVLFQLAETCPPLDNEPYWQDEQDT, via the coding sequence ATGGCGGAGCAGATTGGCCGTTTGGATCATATTGGTATCGCGGTCCACAGCATTGCGCGGGCGCGGACCTTTTTTGAAGAGACACTGGGAGCGCGATTCCGTTTTATAAAAACGTCGCGCGACGGCAGTTTTCGTTTTGCGGTGTTCGACCTGCACGAGTTCACCATCGAGCTGATTGAACCGGCCACCGAAGACAGCTTTTTGACCAAGTATCTGGAAAAAAGGGGTGAAGGCGTACACCACCTCACCGTGCAGACCCCGGACCTGAAAAGAAAGGTCGCCGGCTTGGAGGAGAAAGGGCTGCGGGTGGTGGACAAACACCTGGACGGACCCGATTTCATCGAAGCCTTTATTTCGCCCAAGAGCGCCTGTGGCGTGCTGTTCCAGCTGGCCGAGACCTGCCCGCCGCTGGATAATGAGCCGTACTGGCAAGATGAACAGGACACATAA